In Clostridium ljungdahlii DSM 13528, the genomic window TAATTTTTAAAAATTTCTATAAATAAAATTTAAAAAGAGGCTAAACAGCCTCTTTAGGTAATCCTACTAGTAATTAGAAGATTTTTTGTATCCTTTGCCTTTTGCATCTTGATGTTTCTTTATATCTTGGAATCTTTCTTCACTATCTTTTAAAAACTTAGATAATCTATCTTCAAAATTACCTTGATTTTGCTTAGTTTTTTCTTTTTGCCAATCTATTTCCATAGGTCTAACACTCTTTTTATCAAGTCCAGCCTGTTTTATAGATAAACTAATTTTTCCATTGTCATCAATAGAAATTACCTTAACTTTTACTTTGTCCTTTTCCTTTAAATAATCTCGTATATTCTTAACATAAGTGTCTGACACCTCAGATATATGCACTAACCCAGTTTTACCTTCAACATCTACAAAAGCTCCAAAACTAGTAATGTTAACTACTGTACCCTCTAGTATGCTTCCTGCCTTTAAGGTCATATTAAAAAAACTCCTCCTTAAAAAATAATACTATATAATATAAACTTCTTCTCTTTTAACAGAGTAGGACTTCTTGGATCTTGCCCAAAAATCTTTGCTACATCCACAACCACTTATCCTCCATAATCTCAACAGGCATAATTTCAAAAAACCTGTTATAGTTTTCTATTACAGCATAACTGGTAATTAGTTTTTATTGTCTATTACAGGAGTTTCGCCTTGCTTAATAAGACCTAATTTTTCTCTAGCTAATTTTTCTATATACACATTAGAATTAGACATTTTAACCTCTTCCTGTAATTTTTGATTTTTATATTTACCCCTCTGCTCTTCCATCTTTTTTTCACTTATCTGTTTATTTATGTTTTGCATAGTTAATTGCTGACTTATAAAAATATAGCCTATATATAGAACTATTAATAAAAAGATTATATTTTTCCACTTGATTTTTATTTTCATTAATAATCACCGATTCTCCCACTAACGATTTACGTTTCTATATACTCATTCTATTAACTATTGCCTTCCTCGATTTATCATAGCACATCTCACTTATATTGTAATTTGATTTTTGATTTTCTTCAAGCTAATTTTTATACTTTTTTTTATTTTTTCTTTTAACACTATAAATAAGGTATTGAAAAGGATATATTATTATATATATAAATACCCTAAATAATCTTCCCAATACTTTGAAGAATTTATTATGTAATTCTATAAGAAAATTGCTGAAAAACTTCAAATATAAACATATACCTATACCTAATAAGATATACACATACATTCCCATATAGGCATAGTTTGTATACATTAAAAATATAAATACAATTATGGCTGTAAATACCCAAAATAGAGTATCCTCGATAAACGTTATTATCTTATTTAAATCTTTAAACCCTCTTATTAGTCTGTAAAAATCAAATAATATTCCCGTTATTATTCCTGCTGTAAGGCTAAATATTATAAGTCGAATTTGAGTACTTATTGATATAATCATACTAATCCTTTCATGGTAACGTGATTTTATTTAAACATCTTTGATATTAAACTTTGGTTCCTTTTTTTCGACTTATTATTAGTATATACACAAGAATTTACCATACCAACTATAACTACATCTCCATTTTGTACATCTAACTTATTCATCTTTAAACTTTTGCCTTTAATATTGAGGGTTCCAAGATTAGTATTTAAAACTATTTGATCTTCATTAAAACTTACTACTTCAATAACACCAGTTAACATTAACTTTCTTCTATTTTCAAGACTTAATAA contains:
- the yabQ gene encoding spore cortex biosynthesis protein YabQ — encoded protein: MIISISTQIRLIIFSLTAGIITGILFDFYRLIRGFKDLNKIITFIEDTLFWVFTAIIVFIFLMYTNYAYMGMYVYILLGIGICLYLKFFSNFLIELHNKFFKVLGRLFRVFIYIIIYPFQYLIYSVKRKNKKKYKN
- a CDS encoding S1 domain-containing RNA-binding protein, producing the protein MTLKAGSILEGTVVNITSFGAFVDVEGKTGLVHISEVSDTYVKNIRDYLKEKDKVKVKVISIDDNGKISLSIKQAGLDKKSVRPMEIDWQKEKTKQNQGNFEDRLSKFLKDSEERFQDIKKHQDAKGKGYKKSSNY
- the yabP gene encoding sporulation protein YabP; translation: MEKKEISVEDKKSLLSLENRRKLMLTGVIEVVSFNEDQIVLNTNLGTLNIKGKSLKMNKLDVQNGDVVIVGMVNSCVYTNNKSKKRNQSLISKMFK
- a CDS encoding FtsB family cell division protein — encoded protein: MKIKIKWKNIIFLLIVLYIGYIFISQQLTMQNINKQISEKKMEEQRGKYKNQKLQEEVKMSNSNVYIEKLAREKLGLIKQGETPVIDNKN